In Horticoccus luteus, the following proteins share a genomic window:
- a CDS encoding type I phosphomannose isomerase catalytic subunit has product MNEILRFTPLYQERVWGGRALEAALQRTLPGQGPIGESWEIVDRPEAQSVVRGGTHAGETIREVLRKNVENVMGPKWAKDRPFPILVKWLDCRERLSLQVHPPVAVANELKGEPKTENWYIAKTTAGAQLIVGLKHGVTREQFERAIEQGTLEECVHHFRVAAGDSILVHSGEVHAIDAGSLILEIQQNSDTTYRVYDWGRVGLDGKPRTLHLAESLRSINWEVFEPEPVRASPTSAVIADSDEFTIRRVVLAKGERLSLAAGEQPRIVSVVAGRVKCGQSELGFGENAVLPYASAFTFSAIETAIILVTENFAV; this is encoded by the coding sequence ATGAACGAAATCCTGCGATTCACGCCGTTGTATCAGGAGCGGGTTTGGGGCGGTCGGGCGCTCGAAGCCGCGCTGCAACGCACCCTGCCGGGACAAGGGCCGATTGGCGAAAGTTGGGAGATCGTGGATCGCCCAGAAGCGCAGTCAGTCGTGCGGGGAGGAACGCATGCCGGGGAGACGATCCGCGAGGTTTTGCGGAAGAATGTCGAAAACGTCATGGGGCCGAAATGGGCGAAAGACCGGCCGTTTCCGATCTTGGTGAAGTGGCTCGATTGTCGCGAGCGGCTGAGCCTGCAGGTGCACCCGCCGGTGGCCGTGGCGAACGAGCTGAAGGGAGAGCCGAAAACGGAGAACTGGTATATCGCCAAGACGACGGCGGGCGCGCAGTTGATCGTGGGGTTGAAACATGGCGTCACGCGGGAGCAGTTTGAGCGGGCAATCGAGCAGGGGACGCTGGAGGAGTGTGTGCACCATTTTCGCGTCGCCGCGGGCGATTCGATCCTCGTCCACAGCGGAGAAGTGCACGCGATCGACGCCGGCAGTCTGATCCTCGAAATCCAGCAAAATTCGGACACAACCTATCGGGTTTACGATTGGGGGCGGGTGGGCCTCGACGGGAAACCTCGGACGCTGCATCTGGCGGAGTCGTTGCGCTCCATCAATTGGGAGGTGTTTGAACCCGAGCCGGTGCGGGCTTCGCCGACGTCGGCGGTGATTGCGGATTCCGATGAGTTTACAATCCGGCGTGTGGTGTTGGCGAAGGGGGAGCGGTTGTCGCTCGCCGCGGGCGAGCAACCGCGCATCGTGAGCGTCGTCGCGGGGCGCGTGAAGTGCGGCCAGAGCGAGTTGGGTTTCGGTGAGAATGCGGTGTTGCCGTATGCGAGCGCGTTTACGTTTTCCGCGATCGAAACGGCGATCATTCTGGTGACGGAGAATTTTGCGGTCTGA
- a CDS encoding nucleotide exchange factor GrpE — protein sequence MTKDSADTTEPTSAAPGDTNRTAESAEPIANGDVATAKKEAAEHYDRYVRAVADHENFRKRTVREKEELRLFAASRVLEDLLPVLDNLGLGLAAAKQPNADVKALTAGVEMVLTQLKSALANHGLKEIAPAGQVFDPNLHEAISHQPSADVPAEHVSTVVRTGYSLNGRLLRPASVVVSSGPAKEGKS from the coding sequence ATGACGAAAGACTCAGCTGACACCACAGAACCCACCTCCGCAGCGCCGGGCGACACCAACCGGACGGCGGAATCAGCGGAGCCGATCGCCAATGGCGATGTGGCGACGGCCAAGAAGGAAGCGGCGGAACATTACGACCGGTATGTACGCGCGGTGGCGGACCATGAAAATTTCCGCAAGCGCACGGTGCGCGAGAAGGAGGAATTGCGACTGTTCGCGGCCTCACGCGTGCTGGAGGATTTGCTGCCAGTCCTGGATAATCTCGGGCTGGGCCTGGCGGCCGCCAAGCAACCCAATGCGGATGTAAAGGCGCTGACGGCCGGGGTGGAGATGGTGCTGACGCAGTTGAAATCGGCGTTGGCGAATCACGGGTTGAAGGAAATTGCGCCGGCGGGGCAGGTTTTTGATCCCAATCTGCATGAGGCGATTTCGCATCAGCCGAGCGCGGACGTGCCTGCGGAGCATGTCTCGACGGTGGTGCGCACGGGCTATTCGCTGAACGGGCGGCTGCTGCGGCCGGCGTCCGTGGTCGTTTCGAGCGGTCCGGCAAAAGAAGGGAAGAGCTAA
- the dnaJ gene encoding molecular chaperone DnaJ → MAKEDYYELLGVGKTATEEELKKAYRKKAVQYHPDKNPGDKSAEEMFKKVSEAYDVLKDADKRAAYDRYGHAAFQGPGAGAPRGGGGGGFHDPFDIFREVFGQQGGGGGGGIFDEMFGGGGGARDGGRDGADLRYDLEITLEEAARGAEKEISFRKNVSCERCDGSGAEPGSKRVTCPTCRGAGQIRRSGGIITFTQTCPTCAGSGTRIEKKCTVCHGEGRMPKTVKLTVRIPPGVDTGSRLRSGGNGEAGLAGGQSGDLYIVLSVREHELFERQGDDLFCEIPIKFTLATLGGTIELPTLFGKGSLKIPAGTQSGTTFRLRDKGMPSLRGSRQGDQLVRVHVEVPQSLTAEQRKLLEEFARISGDANEPTSKSFFEKAKKFF, encoded by the coding sequence ATGGCCAAAGAAGATTACTACGAGTTGCTCGGCGTCGGGAAAACCGCGACGGAAGAGGAACTGAAGAAGGCTTACCGCAAGAAAGCGGTGCAGTATCACCCGGATAAAAACCCGGGAGACAAGTCGGCGGAGGAGATGTTTAAGAAAGTCTCCGAGGCCTATGACGTGTTGAAAGACGCGGACAAACGCGCGGCCTATGATCGTTATGGGCACGCGGCGTTTCAAGGGCCGGGGGCGGGCGCGCCACGTGGCGGCGGCGGGGGCGGGTTTCACGATCCATTCGACATCTTCCGCGAAGTCTTTGGCCAGCAAGGCGGCGGCGGAGGCGGGGGGATTTTCGATGAGATGTTCGGCGGCGGTGGCGGCGCGCGCGATGGCGGCCGCGACGGCGCGGATTTGCGTTACGATCTCGAAATCACGCTCGAAGAGGCGGCGCGGGGCGCGGAGAAGGAGATTTCGTTTCGGAAGAACGTGTCCTGCGAACGCTGTGATGGCAGCGGAGCGGAGCCGGGCTCGAAACGGGTGACATGCCCTACGTGCCGCGGCGCGGGCCAGATTCGCCGCTCCGGCGGTATCATCACCTTCACGCAAACGTGTCCGACCTGTGCCGGCTCGGGCACGCGGATCGAGAAGAAGTGCACGGTCTGTCACGGCGAGGGTCGTATGCCGAAGACGGTGAAGCTCACGGTGCGCATCCCTCCGGGTGTGGATACCGGATCGCGTTTGCGCTCGGGCGGGAACGGCGAGGCGGGGCTGGCCGGCGGGCAGTCGGGCGATCTCTACATCGTGCTGTCGGTGCGCGAGCATGAGCTCTTCGAGCGGCAGGGCGACGATCTGTTTTGCGAGATTCCGATCAAGTTTACGCTGGCGACCTTGGGCGGCACGATCGAGCTGCCGACGCTCTTCGGGAAAGGGTCTTTGAAAATCCCGGCGGGCACGCAAAGCGGCACGACCTTCCGTTTGCGCGACAAAGGCATGCCGTCGCTGCGCGGCTCGCGGCAGGGCGACCAGCTCGTGCGGGTGCATGTCGAAGTGCCGCAATCGCTCACGGCCGAGCAGCGAAAGTTGCTCGAGGAGTTCGCGCGCATCAGTGGCGATGCGAACGAGCCGACGTCGAAGAGCTTTTTCGAGAAGGCGAAAAAGTTTTTTTAG
- a CDS encoding adenylyltransferase/cytidyltransferase family protein — protein MLDNPKLMTLADAVTTRERLRASGRRVVLTNGVFDLLHTGHLYYLQQARARGDALFIALNSDASVKAIKGPQRPVQTEEQRAYALGALACVDVVVVFREPRLTAEIRALRPDIYCKAGDYTLEKLNGEERAALEELGVRIEFLPFLPGFSTTQLIARIKAAGEV, from the coding sequence ATGCTGGACAATCCGAAATTGATGACCCTCGCGGATGCGGTCACGACGCGCGAGCGGCTGCGTGCGAGCGGGCGGCGCGTCGTGTTGACGAACGGCGTGTTCGATCTGCTGCACACGGGGCATCTTTACTATTTGCAGCAGGCGCGCGCGCGCGGCGATGCGTTGTTCATCGCGTTGAACAGCGACGCGAGCGTGAAGGCGATCAAGGGTCCGCAGCGGCCGGTGCAGACGGAAGAGCAGCGGGCGTATGCATTGGGCGCACTGGCGTGCGTCGATGTGGTGGTGGTGTTTCGCGAGCCGCGGTTGACGGCGGAGATCCGGGCGTTGCGGCCGGACATTTATTGCAAGGCGGGCGACTACACGCTGGAGAAACTCAACGGCGAGGAGCGCGCGGCGCTGGAGGAGCTGGGCGTGCGCATCGAATTCCTGCCGTTTCTGCCGGGGTTCAGTACGACGCAGTTGATTGCGCGCATCAAAGCGGCTGGCGAAGTCTGA
- the purN gene encoding phosphoribosylglycinamide formyltransferase produces MNVVILGSGRGSNAEAMLRAQAEGRLGRAQVTQIFSDREGAGILELGPRFGVAANFLDAAPYKTKLDGAAEQAYIAALSSCAPDLIVLAGFMRVLKMPFLAAFEGKIINLHPSLLPSFPGLDAIGQAWRRGVKITGCTVHAVTLDVDGGPILDQAAVRVEEGESLEALTGKMHAAEHALLPAVVARLSER; encoded by the coding sequence ATGAACGTCGTAATTCTCGGCTCCGGACGTGGTTCAAATGCAGAGGCGATGCTGCGGGCGCAGGCGGAGGGGCGGCTCGGGCGCGCACAAGTGACGCAAATTTTTTCCGACCGGGAGGGCGCGGGAATTCTCGAGCTGGGGCCGCGTTTCGGTGTGGCGGCGAACTTTCTCGATGCGGCGCCGTATAAGACGAAACTCGATGGCGCGGCGGAGCAGGCGTATATCGCGGCGCTGAGTTCGTGCGCGCCGGATTTGATCGTGCTGGCGGGATTCATGCGCGTGCTGAAGATGCCGTTTTTGGCGGCCTTTGAAGGGAAGATCATCAATTTGCACCCGAGTTTACTGCCGAGTTTCCCGGGGTTGGATGCGATCGGGCAGGCGTGGCGGCGGGGCGTGAAGATCACCGGTTGCACCGTGCATGCGGTGACATTGGACGTGGACGGCGGGCCGATCCTCGATCAAGCGGCGGTGCGCGTGGAGGAGGGCGAGTCGTTGGAGGCGTTGACGGGGAAGATGCATGCGGCGGAGCACGCGTTGCTGCCGGCGGTGGTGGCGCGTTTGAGCGAACGCTGA
- a CDS encoding helix-turn-helix domain-containing protein translates to MSVVWQMPLKNQPVLVQAGLAVHGQKRRVEEYLLPELWAVHLYRYEAEIELDGHRMTIGPGCAGVTPPNTRIVYRYKGESRHIFAHFRLATGGDLVAMQAVQDAGEVFAELAEGLEQAAGWLPAQPRRASVRLWDVLWQLAGAPMAEREPRKRLHPALGRAVREIELRMAEKLSIPDIAKRAEVSHNHLTRLFRAQFGVTVEGYIRQRRVERAQHLLAHSTLAIKTIAAEVGLPDLHFFNKTVRAASGLSPREYRERAGA, encoded by the coding sequence ATGAGCGTCGTCTGGCAGATGCCGCTGAAAAACCAACCGGTGTTGGTGCAAGCGGGGCTGGCGGTGCACGGGCAGAAGCGAAGGGTGGAGGAGTATTTGCTGCCGGAGTTGTGGGCGGTGCATTTGTATCGCTACGAGGCGGAGATCGAATTGGACGGGCACAGGATGACGATCGGTCCGGGGTGCGCGGGAGTAACGCCGCCGAACACGCGCATCGTTTATCGTTATAAAGGAGAATCGCGGCACATCTTTGCGCACTTCCGCCTGGCGACGGGCGGCGACTTGGTGGCGATGCAGGCGGTGCAGGATGCGGGCGAGGTGTTCGCTGAGCTCGCCGAAGGTTTGGAGCAGGCGGCGGGTTGGCTGCCGGCGCAGCCGCGTCGGGCGTCGGTGCGATTGTGGGATGTTTTGTGGCAGCTCGCCGGGGCGCCGATGGCGGAGCGCGAACCGCGGAAGCGGCTGCATCCGGCGCTGGGCCGGGCGGTGCGGGAGATCGAGTTGCGGATGGCGGAGAAGTTGTCGATTCCAGATATCGCGAAGCGCGCGGAGGTGTCGCACAACCATTTGACGAGGTTGTTTCGCGCGCAGTTTGGCGTGACGGTCGAGGGCTACATCCGGCAGCGCAGAGTGGAGCGGGCGCAGCACCTGCTGGCGCATTCGACGCTCGCGATCAAAACGATCGCCGCCGAGGTGGGGCTGCCGGATCTGCATTTTTTCAACAAGACGGTGCGAGCGGCGAGCGGATTGAGTCCGCGCGAATATCGCGAGCGGGCCGGGGCGTAG
- the creB gene encoding two-component system response regulator CreB, which translates to MLPRVLIIEDEPAIADTLIYALKTDGFVPHWRATGAAGLSALAGEAFALVILDVGLPDGSGFDLCRQIRRQSDVPVLFLTARHAEVDRVVGLELGADDYVTKPFSPREVTARVKAILRRGRRDEPAEAGASAEVGGEEFAVDAARCEVRYHGVRLELTRYEYRLLCALLARPGHVLARGQLMEQAWEDPGASLERTVDAHVKSLRAKLRAVTPDADPIVTHRGLGYAVREQTKR; encoded by the coding sequence ATGTTGCCCCGGGTGTTGATCATCGAGGACGAGCCGGCGATCGCGGATACGCTGATCTACGCGCTGAAAACGGATGGGTTCGTGCCGCACTGGCGTGCAACCGGGGCGGCGGGGCTCAGCGCGCTGGCGGGCGAGGCGTTTGCGTTGGTGATACTGGACGTGGGACTGCCGGACGGAAGCGGGTTCGATTTGTGCCGGCAAATCCGGCGGCAGAGCGATGTGCCCGTGCTGTTTCTGACGGCGCGTCACGCGGAGGTGGACCGCGTGGTGGGTTTGGAGTTGGGCGCGGACGATTACGTGACGAAGCCGTTCAGTCCGCGCGAGGTGACGGCGCGCGTGAAAGCGATTCTGCGCCGGGGGCGTCGCGATGAGCCGGCGGAAGCGGGAGCGTCGGCGGAGGTCGGCGGGGAAGAATTTGCGGTCGATGCGGCGCGGTGCGAAGTGCGTTACCATGGCGTCCGGTTGGAGCTGACGCGTTACGAATATCGCTTGTTGTGCGCGTTGCTGGCGCGGCCGGGCCACGTGCTGGCGCGAGGACAACTGATGGAGCAGGCGTGGGAGGATCCAGGAGCGAGTTTGGAGCGCACGGTGGATGCGCATGTGAAATCGTTGCGGGCGAAGTTGCGCGCCGTGACGCCGGATGCGGATCCGATCGTCACGCATCGCGGACTGGGCTACGCGGTGCGCGAACAGACGAAGCGATGA
- a CDS encoding ATP-binding protein: MRIRTAIFGVYVAASAAGFCVLMALVLREVRLRYMESMRHTLTEVATVLASGAGDVRNANEAQAARDWRQGISVPVREEGRGVQIFTVSGSDAAAIAAAKGAPPVMLGDAGGGTTGRGAALVGRELRAWAPVVEKERTVGFVVVARSIDSAVGEIARARWRLAAFGLGVAGAMMALGWWIAQRLTRSLERLTTYVEALREGEGGAAPTSRAKEVQALAGAFERMRRTLEGKAYVERYTQALAHEIKAPLAGVRGAAELLREDLPAEERERFLRHLEVESERIAAIVDRLLELSAVEARNGRIEIEDVDLLAVADEVVESVRLAAEARGVGLVVSGSVVIVPGERFLLVRAIANLVQNAIDFSPADGVVRVRVAEADARGAVTVQDDGPGIPPYAKERIFERFYSLARPVTGRKSTGLGLSLVQEVATLHRGTITVEGGARGGTTARLSLPR, from the coding sequence ATGAGGATTCGGACGGCGATCTTTGGCGTTTACGTGGCGGCTTCGGCGGCGGGGTTTTGCGTGTTGATGGCGCTGGTGTTGCGGGAAGTGAGACTGCGTTACATGGAGTCGATGCGCCACACGCTCACCGAAGTGGCGACGGTTTTGGCGAGTGGGGCCGGAGACGTAAGAAACGCGAATGAGGCGCAAGCTGCACGGGACTGGCGGCAGGGAATTTCGGTTCCGGTGCGCGAAGAGGGAAGGGGCGTGCAGATATTCACGGTGAGCGGGAGCGATGCCGCTGCCATCGCCGCCGCAAAGGGCGCACCGCCGGTGATGCTGGGCGACGCGGGCGGTGGGACGACGGGAAGGGGTGCCGCTTTGGTTGGTCGGGAATTGCGAGCGTGGGCTCCCGTGGTGGAGAAGGAGCGCACCGTGGGTTTTGTGGTGGTTGCGCGGTCGATCGACAGTGCGGTCGGGGAGATTGCGCGAGCACGCTGGCGGCTGGCGGCGTTTGGGCTGGGCGTAGCCGGCGCGATGATGGCGCTGGGGTGGTGGATCGCGCAGCGGTTGACGCGCTCGTTGGAGCGACTCACCACCTACGTGGAAGCGCTGCGGGAGGGAGAAGGCGGTGCGGCGCCGACGTCGCGCGCGAAGGAAGTGCAGGCGTTGGCGGGAGCGTTTGAGCGGATGCGCCGCACGTTGGAGGGAAAGGCTTACGTGGAGCGCTACACGCAGGCTTTGGCCCATGAAATCAAGGCTCCGCTGGCCGGGGTGCGCGGGGCGGCGGAATTATTGCGCGAGGATTTGCCGGCGGAAGAACGCGAGCGGTTTTTGCGCCATCTCGAGGTGGAGTCGGAGCGGATCGCGGCGATCGTCGATCGGCTGCTGGAATTATCGGCGGTGGAGGCGCGGAACGGACGGATCGAGATCGAGGACGTGGACTTGCTGGCGGTGGCCGACGAGGTCGTGGAGTCCGTGCGGTTGGCCGCCGAGGCGAGAGGTGTTGGCCTCGTGGTGAGCGGCAGCGTCGTGATCGTGCCGGGGGAGCGGTTTCTCTTGGTGCGTGCGATCGCCAACCTGGTGCAAAACGCGATTGATTTCAGTCCGGCGGATGGCGTGGTGAGAGTGCGTGTGGCAGAGGCGGACGCGCGAGGCGCGGTCACGGTGCAGGATGACGGGCCCGGCATTCCGCCTTACGCGAAAGAGAGAATTTTTGAGCGCTTCTATTCATTGGCACGTCCGGTGACGGGGCGAAAGAGCACGGGGCTGGGTCTGAGCTTGGTGCAGGAGGTCGCGACCTTACATCGCGGCACGATCACCGTGGAAGGAGGGGCGCGGGGCGGGACAACAGCGCGGTTGAGTTTGCCGCGTTGA
- the creD gene encoding cell envelope integrity protein CreD — translation MENTGSVFNAAQAWIRRRASAFKLFGLGVIALLMLIPIGMVNGTRDERERRFQSAVEDVTRVWGKDETLPGPVLVVPYHYQVHEEVWVESGGMRHKEAQSRTLSAEAYFLPKEMTTSGAIEMSVRKRGIYAADVFTAALTVRGRFARPDFAFTGVENAQPEWGRAWMCVSISDVRRVREASVTWATQHAAVEPWNGAQGWPAGLRSAAPIPEGSGELEFTMALEIDGSGSLMLVPLAEKTTVRLESRWPAPSFCGGYLPTRREVGAGGFSAEWLIGKFAREFPSHWTSLRSVGAPKYGQLEAAAFGVKLAPAVSAYRSIERATKYGLLFVALIFGAFYGFELVCRMRLNALNYLLIGGAICLFFLGLLATAELLPFGAAYAIAAGASTALIAGYSWALLKSGRRAVVVGTLLGAIYGYLFLVLGLEDFALLTGTGALFAIVAVLMWLSRRSVANGYTEGPAPL, via the coding sequence ATGGAAAACACCGGTTCAGTATTCAATGCAGCCCAAGCATGGATCCGACGCCGCGCGTCGGCCTTCAAGTTGTTCGGACTCGGGGTGATCGCGCTTCTCATGTTAATACCCATCGGGATGGTCAACGGGACGCGCGACGAGCGCGAACGGCGCTTTCAAAGCGCGGTCGAGGACGTGACGCGGGTGTGGGGGAAGGATGAAACGTTGCCAGGGCCGGTGTTGGTCGTGCCTTACCACTACCAAGTCCACGAGGAAGTGTGGGTGGAAAGCGGGGGCATGCGGCACAAAGAAGCGCAGAGCCGCACGTTATCCGCGGAGGCGTATTTTTTGCCTAAGGAGATGACAACCTCGGGAGCGATCGAGATGAGCGTGCGGAAACGTGGGATCTACGCCGCAGATGTATTCACCGCGGCGTTGACTGTGCGAGGACGGTTTGCGCGGCCTGATTTTGCATTCACAGGAGTCGAGAATGCGCAGCCGGAGTGGGGTCGCGCGTGGATGTGCGTCAGCATTTCGGACGTGAGGCGCGTTCGCGAAGCGAGCGTCACGTGGGCGACACAGCACGCGGCGGTCGAGCCATGGAACGGCGCGCAAGGTTGGCCGGCGGGTTTGAGAAGCGCGGCGCCGATCCCCGAGGGAAGCGGAGAGCTTGAGTTCACGATGGCGCTTGAGATCGACGGCAGCGGGTCGTTGATGCTCGTGCCGTTGGCGGAAAAAACCACGGTGCGGCTTGAGTCTCGTTGGCCGGCGCCGAGTTTTTGCGGTGGTTACCTGCCGACGCGACGGGAGGTGGGCGCGGGAGGATTTTCCGCCGAGTGGCTGATCGGCAAATTCGCGCGCGAATTCCCTTCGCATTGGACAAGCCTCAGAAGTGTAGGGGCACCCAAATACGGGCAGCTTGAAGCGGCGGCTTTCGGCGTGAAGCTGGCGCCAGCCGTAAGCGCCTATCGATCGATCGAGCGCGCGACGAAATACGGGTTGCTGTTCGTGGCGTTGATCTTCGGCGCGTTTTACGGATTCGAGCTGGTGTGTCGAATGCGATTGAATGCGTTAAATTACCTGCTGATCGGCGGGGCGATTTGCCTGTTTTTCCTCGGGCTATTGGCGACGGCGGAATTGCTGCCGTTCGGGGCGGCCTACGCGATCGCAGCGGGCGCATCTACCGCCTTGATCGCAGGTTATAGCTGGGCGTTGCTGAAGAGCGGCCGGCGGGCTGTGGTCGTCGGAACGCTCTTGGGGGCCATCTATGGTTACCTCTTTCTCGTGCTGGGACTGGAGGATTTTGCGCTGTTGACGGGCACGGGGGCGTTGTTCGCGATCGTGGCGGTGCTGATGTGGTTGAGCCGGCGCAGCGTGGCCAACGGATACACAGAAGGTCCCGCACCGCTCTGA
- a CDS encoding 50S ribosomal protein L11 methyltransferase codes for MGAGDLIGSLLASLGGSQDGGGVSLYEFKCEIPPAEAGAIDELLLNHGDGRWSVVEDVIVQQAWVIGVFEDEAESWHAWEALKGLGVNVKGSPALRPLADQDWRDSYKAHFKAWKFGRLHWVPIWQRDQFAVPAGDAVLWLDPGLAFGTGNHETTRLCVERLVGLAPRLARDARIVDAGCGSGILALSAVLLGFTSVIGFDNDPEAVRVSRENAALNGLQPGPDFFVADLVSGLRERQADLLMANIQSDVLIRFQRELIAAVAPRGTLVLSGILAHEQADVLQAFRAAAPGWAIEGRVLGEWSDVMLSRPAALS; via the coding sequence GTGGGCGCAGGTGATCTCATCGGATCGCTTCTTGCATCCCTGGGCGGGTCGCAGGACGGTGGCGGAGTGAGCCTTTACGAATTCAAATGCGAGATCCCGCCCGCCGAGGCCGGTGCCATTGACGAACTGTTACTGAATCACGGCGATGGACGATGGAGCGTCGTGGAAGACGTCATTGTGCAACAGGCTTGGGTCATCGGAGTATTCGAGGACGAAGCGGAAAGCTGGCACGCGTGGGAAGCACTTAAAGGGCTAGGGGTGAACGTTAAGGGTAGTCCGGCCCTGCGACCGTTGGCAGATCAAGATTGGCGCGACAGCTACAAGGCGCATTTCAAGGCGTGGAAATTCGGGCGTTTGCATTGGGTGCCGATTTGGCAACGCGACCAATTCGCGGTTCCGGCGGGCGATGCGGTGCTGTGGCTCGACCCGGGTCTGGCGTTTGGAACGGGGAATCACGAAACGACGCGATTGTGCGTTGAAAGGCTCGTGGGCCTCGCGCCCCGTTTGGCAAGAGATGCGCGCATCGTGGACGCTGGCTGCGGTTCGGGGATTCTGGCGCTTTCCGCGGTGCTGCTCGGCTTTACGAGCGTGATCGGCTTCGATAATGACCCCGAGGCCGTGCGCGTGAGTCGGGAGAATGCGGCGCTTAATGGCCTGCAGCCCGGTCCGGACTTTTTTGTCGCCGATTTAGTGAGCGGACTCCGAGAGCGCCAAGCGGATCTTTTAATGGCTAATATCCAGTCGGATGTGCTAATCCGATTTCAGCGCGAACTGATCGCTGCGGTCGCCCCGAGAGGCACGCTGGTGCTGAGCGGAATCTTGGCCCACGAGCAGGCGGATGTTCTGCAAGCGTTTCGGGCCGCGGCGCCGGGTTGGGCGATTGAGGGGCGAGTGCTGGGCGAATGGAGCGACGTGATGCTTTCACGTCCGGCCGCGCTTTCGTAA
- the accC gene encoding acetyl-CoA carboxylase biotin carboxylase subunit, protein MIQKILIANRGEIALRIVRACRELGIKTLAVYSEADVQSLHVQLADEAICIGGPKSADSYLRADRIISAAEIADVDAIHPGYGFLSENARFAEQCESCNIKFIGPKSKSIKMMGDKSVAKDTVRKAGVPIVPGSDGPVASEAEAVKIARKIGYPIIIKAVAGGGGRGMRIAHNDVSFAKEYHVARNEAEKAFGNGAVYIEKYIEKPRHIEFQILADSHGKVLHLGERDCSVQRRHQKLIEESPSPFLTPDLRKKMGKAAVKAASAAEYENAGTIEFLVDAKGNYYFIEMNTRIQVEHPVTEEVTGIDLIKQQIRVANGEKLEFDQSDIKWEKHAIECRINAEDPARNFAPSPGTISLYYAPGGHGVRVDSHAYGGYTIPSHYDSMIGKLICFGSSRKIALERTYRALSEYIIRGVKTTIPLHKAIMADPIFIEGKATTAYMEEFLNRTPTDLFS, encoded by the coding sequence ATGATTCAAAAGATCCTCATCGCCAATCGCGGTGAAATCGCACTCCGCATCGTCCGCGCCTGCCGCGAACTCGGAATCAAGACCTTGGCCGTTTATTCGGAAGCAGACGTCCAGTCCCTCCACGTCCAACTCGCCGATGAAGCCATCTGCATCGGGGGCCCCAAAAGCGCCGACAGCTACCTCCGCGCCGACCGGATCATCAGCGCTGCGGAGATTGCCGATGTAGATGCGATCCATCCCGGCTACGGCTTTTTGTCCGAAAATGCGCGCTTCGCCGAACAGTGTGAATCCTGTAACATCAAATTCATCGGTCCTAAGTCAAAATCCATCAAGATGATGGGAGATAAGTCGGTTGCCAAGGACACCGTGCGCAAAGCGGGCGTGCCGATCGTTCCCGGCAGCGACGGCCCGGTGGCCTCTGAAGCGGAAGCCGTCAAAATCGCCCGCAAAATTGGCTATCCCATCATAATCAAAGCGGTCGCGGGTGGCGGCGGGCGTGGCATGCGCATCGCCCACAACGATGTCTCGTTTGCCAAAGAATATCACGTGGCTCGCAACGAGGCCGAAAAGGCATTCGGCAATGGCGCCGTTTATATCGAGAAATACATCGAAAAGCCCCGGCACATCGAATTCCAAATCCTCGCCGACAGTCATGGTAAAGTCCTACATCTCGGCGAACGCGACTGCTCCGTCCAACGCCGCCACCAGAAGCTGATCGAGGAATCTCCCTCTCCTTTTCTCACCCCCGATTTGCGCAAGAAAATGGGCAAGGCCGCCGTCAAGGCCGCCTCCGCTGCGGAATATGAAAACGCCGGCACGATCGAATTTTTAGTCGATGCGAAGGGCAATTATTACTTCATCGAAATGAACACGCGCATTCAAGTCGAACATCCTGTAACCGAAGAGGTTACTGGCATCGATTTGATCAAGCAGCAAATCCGCGTGGCGAACGGCGAAAAGCTGGAATTTGATCAAAGCGACATCAAGTGGGAGAAGCACGCGATCGAATGCCGCATCAACGCCGAAGACCCCGCGCGTAACTTCGCCCCGTCGCCCGGCACGATCAGCCTCTATTACGCCCCTGGCGGCCATGGCGTCCGCGTCGATTCACACGCTTACGGCGGTTACACGATCCCGTCGCACTACGATTCGATGATCGGCAAGTTGATCTGCTTTGGCTCTAGCCGCAAGATCGCCCTCGAGCGCACCTATCGCGCTCTCAGCGAATATATTATACGAGGCGTGAAAACGACCATTCCGCTCCACAAGGCGATCATGGCCGACCCAATTTTCATCGAGGGCAAGGCCACCACGGCGTATATGGAAGAGTTCCTGAACCGAACTCCGACGGATTTGTTCTCCTGA